From the Cohaesibacter sp. ES.047 genome, the window CAAGCGAGATTTCCCATGCCAAAAAGGTCATCTGCGTTGGCGGTGGTCTTGGTGTCGCGCCAATCTATCCGCAAGCTCGAGCCTTTAAAGATGCCGGGGCCCATGTCATCGGCATTGTTGGTTTTCGAAGCAGCAATCTCATCTTTTGGGAGGAGAAGTTCCGCGCGGTCTGCGACGAGTTCATCGTCTGCACCGACGACGGGTCTGCCGGCATGAAGGGCTTTGTCACCGACGGCATCAAGCAGGCAATCGAAGCGCATGGCGATATCGATGAGGTGGTCGCCATTGGGCCGCCCATCATGATGCGGGCCTGTGCCGAAACCACCCGGCCCTATGGCGTCAAGACGATGGTAAGCCTCAACCCGATCATGGTGGATGGCACCGGAATGTGCGGTGGCTGCCGTGTCCGGGTGAATGACCGCATCAAGTTCGCCTGTGTTGACGGGCCGGACTTTGACGGCCATGCCGTTGATTTCAACGACCTCATGTCGCGGCTGCATCGCTATCAGTCCGAGGAGCGCGAAGCGATGGAACGCTATTCCGACAGCTGCCGCCGTCTGGCGATGGAGCCGTCCCCGACCATGCCTGTGGGAGGCAAGTGACCATGGTCCGAAAAACCATCCGAACCATTCCGCAAGAGCGGGCGATGATGCCTGTTCTTGATCCGGAAACCCGTGCCAAATGCTTCGATGAAGTCACGCACGGCTTTGATCTCGAGAATGCCCTGCTTGAAGCCGAGCGCTGTCTGATGTGCCCGGAACCGGCCTGCGTGTCAGGCTGTCCGGTCAGCATCGATATTCCGGGCTTCATCGCCCATATGCTGGAAAAGGATTTCCAAGGGGCCTATGACCTTCTGACGGACGCCACACAGCTGCCAGCGGTGTGCGGCAGGGTTTGTCCGCAAGAGGATCAGTGCGAGGGCGTCTGCGCCGTGGGGGCAGGCACCGGCCTCGAACCGGTGGCCATTGGCCGCCTTGAACGCTGGCTTGGCGATCAGGCCATCAAGGAGGGCTGGAAGAAGGTCCATCATATCGAGCCGAACCGCTTCCGAGTTGCCATTGTCGGCTCCGGTCCAGCGGGCATGGCCTGTGCCGCCGACCTTGCCAAGGCAGGGTGCGCGGTGACCATCTACGAAGCCTTGCATCAACCGGGCGGCGTTCTGCGCTATGGCATTCCCGAGTTTCGTCTGCCCAACAAAGTGGTCGATGCGGAGATTGCCAACCTCAAGGCACTGGGCGTCGACATCCAGTGCAACATGCTGGTGGGGCGCCTGTTCTCGATTGAGCAGATGCTCGGCGAGATGGGCTTTGATGCCGTCTTCATCGGGGTCGGGGCGGGCACGCCGCACTTCATGGATATTCCGGGCGAGAATCTCAACGGCGTTCTGTCGGCCAACGAGTTGCTGACGCGCTGCAATCTGATGCATGCAGGCGACTTCCCGGGCCACGACACGCCGCTTGGCCTTGGCAAGCGGATTGCGGTCATCGGCTCGGGCAACACGGCCATGGATGCCATGCGGGTCTCGCTGCGTCTGGGGGCCGAAGAGGTGCATTGCGTCTATCGCCGCTCCGAAGCTGAATGCCCTGCCCGCCTTGAAGAGCTGCATCACGCACAGGAAGAAGGCATCGCCTTCCATTGGCTGACCAACCCGGTTGAACTGCTCGGAGATACTGACAGCAATGTCCGGGGCATCCGTTGCATTCGGATGGAGCTTGGCGACCCGGACGCGTCAGGCCGCAGGCGGCCCGTGCCGATCCCGGACAGCGAATTCGATTTCGAGGCGGACACCGTGGTCTATGCCATTGGCACCTCGCCCAATCCGATCCTTGGCCAGACATCGAACGTGCGGCTCAACAAGTGGGGCTATATCGATACCGATGCGTCTCTGGCGACATCTCTGGCGGGGGTCTATGCCGGCGGCGATATCGTGACCGGTGCGGCGACTGTCATTCAGGCGATGGGGGCTGGCCGCAAGGCAGCCCACAGCATCAGAGCCTATCTGGGCATCCGCGACAGCCAGGCCGTCTACCGGCCAGAGGCAAGCGGCTTTGCAGACAGCCTGTTCGGGATCGACCGCAGCGAGCAGAACTTCAATCCGATTCGACTGAGTTGAACCAGCGCCCCGGCTGCTGGATCACGGTACTCGGGGCAGACAAGGAATTCGAACATTTCAATCCTCTCAACGAAGAGCGGAGATGTTCTTGAAACGGACATGGACCAATGACTTCGGAAAGCATCCAAACCCTCGCAGCCCAAGACGGAACAGGCGAGCCGGACGCGCTTAACAAGACCCCGCCTCGCGCCAGCGTGGCCGAGGTGATCAACGAGCATATCGTCGAAATCGTCAGCGATTCCGGCGAAGGCGCTCAACGCTGCGGCCAGGCGCTCGCAGCCATCGCCGCCCGGTCGGGCGCAGGCATCTGGACGGTGGAGATCATCCCCGCCGAAATCCAGCCGCCTCATCGCTCCGTCGCAGGGGCCAGCGGTAACCGCGTGCGCATGGCCGCTCACAAGGTGACCAACGTCGGGGACGAAGCGGATCTCGTCATCGCCTTCAACGAGCAGGTGCTGCTCAGCCGCGTGCGGGCGGGCGAAATCAAACCCGGTGGCATCATCCTCATTGAGGAAATGTGGAAGCGCGACAATGATCCCAAAATCGTTGCGGCCTATGAAACAGTGCTCGCGGACATCAAGGATGCTGGCTACCGGGTCTATGAGATCCCGATGGAAGTCGAGTGCCAGAAGCTGGTGCCCGATCCGCGCAAGGGCAAGAATATGTTCGTGCTCGGCATGCTCTGCGCGCTCTACAGCCTTGATGATGAGTTGGCTGAGGCGCAGGTGCGGCTGACCTTTGCCAAGAAAGACCAGAAGATCATCAATGCCAACCTTGAGCTGCTTGCGGCTGGTCGTGCATGGGCCGAAGCCAATCTTGATTTCCGCTATATGATCCCGACCCCACCGGTCGAAAAGCCGCAGATCGTGACCAACGGCAACGCGGCCTTGGCCCTCGGTGTCGTCGCGTCAGGCATGGAAGTTTGCGCGATGTATCCCATCACCCCGGCAACCTCGGCCTCGCATTATCTCTCGAGCATTTTTGAGAAGGTGGGCTGCGTGGTGCATCAGGCAGAGGATGAAATCTCGGCCTGTACGTTTGCCATCGGCGCGTCCTATGCGGGCAAATGCGCTGTGACCATCACATCCGGTCCGGGGCTTTCGCTCAAGCAGGAAGCCATCGGGCTGGCGGTGATGACCGAAATCCCCTTGGTCGTTATCAACGTCCAGCGCGGCGGACCCTCCACTGGCTTGCCCACCAAGGTGGAACAGGGCGATCTGATGTCGGCCATGTTCGGCAGCCATGGTGACGCACCCAAGGTGGTGATGGCGGTGGACTCGATTGAGGACTGCTTCTATTCGGTTATCACGGCGCGCAAGATCGCCGAGACCTTCAACATGGTGGTGGTGATCCTGTCCGATGCGGCTCTGTCGACGGCGCAGCAGCCGTTCGAGCGCCCCGAATTCCACGCCGACTGGCTGGCCCCTCCTGTCAACCAGAGTGCCGTGCCAAAGGATGCCCATCCCTATGACTGGGATGAGCGGACGGGCATTGCCACCCGCTTCATACCCGGCCAGCCGAACGGCATGCACTGCCTGACCGGTCTTGCCCATGACCGCGACAGCCATGTGGCCTATGACCCCAAGATCAATGAAGAAGGCCTGCTCAACAGATCCCGCAAACTCGCGGCCTTCCAGACGACCCTGAAGCTGGCTCCTGTGTTCGGTGATGCGGAGGGCGACCTTCTGCTCATCGGCTGGGGCAGCACGCGCGGCGCCATTGAGGAAGCTGTCACCGCCCTTCGCGAGGAAGGGCACAAGGTCTCGGCGCTGCATCTGAAATTTCTCCAACCCATGGCCTCAGGCATTGACGAAGTGATGGCGCGGTTCAAGAAGGTGATGACCATCGAGAACAACTGGAATGATCCGGTGAGCGACCCGATGATCAACCCGAACAACCGTCGCTACTCGCACGTTGCGATGCTGCTGAGATCCCGTTGGCTGGTCGACGTGGATTGCTGGGGCAATGCACGCGGACAACCACTCAAACCGGCTGCCATCAAACAAGCCGCGCTTGCAAAATTGGGAAAGGTCTGAGGAGAGAGCCATGACCGCTTCAATGAGCCAATGTCTGATGCAAATGGTGCAGACGGACTACGCAATCAAGGATTATCAAAGTGACATCCAGCCGCGCTGGTGCACCGGCTGTGGTGACACGGCCATCCTCACCGCCATGCAGCGGCTGTGCCGCGATGAGCAATTGCCGCCCGAAAAGACCGTATGTGTCTCGGGCATCGGCTGTGCCTCGCGCCTGCCTCACTATATGAATGCCTATGGCTTTCACGGTATTCACGGACGGGCCCTGCCCATCGCTGAAGGGATCAAGATCCGCAGGCCGGACCTGCATGTCTTCGTGACCACGGGGGATGGCGACTGCTGCTCCATCGGTGCCGCCCACTGGCTGCATGCGATCCGCTACAACATGAACATGACCATGTTGCTGCATGACAACAATGTCTATGGCCTGACAAAGAAACAGGCCTCGCCAACCTCACCCAAGGGCCTCAAGAGCAACACCACGCCGACCGGGGCGACCCTTAATCCGCTCAACCCATTGAGCGTGACGCTCGGTGTCGCCAACGTCTCCTTCGTGGCGCAAGTTGTCGACTGGATTCCCGATCTGCTCTATGACGTTCTGTCGAAGGCCTATCACCACAAGGGCTTTTCCTTCATCCGCATCTTGCAGCGCTGCCCGAACTTCATGGATCACAATTTCGATCATGCTGTCCGGGACCCGCTCAGCACGCGCATCCTCACCCATTCGGACGGTTTGCGGCTGAAGCCGGAGCTGTCGCGGGTTTACAAAAATCAGGAAACCCATGACCCGCTCGATCTTGACCGGGCGCGGCAACTGGCGTCGCTGGAGGGAGAAATCCCCGTCGGTATTCTTTATTCGAACCCGGACGTTCCCTGCTACGACGAGCTGCGCGCCGGTGAACGCCCCAACACCCCGGGCCTTGTCTCGACGGTCCTCAATGAAGAATTCGACAAGATCGGGATCTGGCCCAAAGACGGCAAACCGGCTGAGAGCGAGGAGTAGAGATCATGCAAAACGCTCAAATCGTGCGGGACGATTTCCCGAACTCAGCCCGGTCCGATGCTGCCGAAGCCCTGCCGTCGCTCAAACCCGCGCTCTTTGCACGCTATGGCAATCTGTCAAAGCTGCGGCATGATTATCCGCTGGTGCTCGTCGACAGCGACGAGCCGCAGCCTTTGCTGCGCCCGCTAAGCACGATCGTCAACGAGGCCCTCAGGGCAGCAGCTCCGGAAGGACCGGATGGCGAAGAGGTGCGTATGCAGGTTCTCAAGCTCGAACAGCGCATGCGGGATCGCGCGACCGGTGGTCGCGAGGAACGGCTCACTCAGCTCTGGTGGGCTTGCGAGGCGGAACTGGTGGAGGAAGCCGGAGAGGCCCGCTTTGGCTCGCTCGACCAGATCTTTGAGAAGGCGCGCCGCCAGATCAAGGTTGATGGCCGTGTCATCGGGTGCGATGACACCACACCAAGCAAGGTGCTCGGCCATATATGGCAGGCCATGCACAAGAACAGGGCGCGGCACTTCCGCAAGCGGGTCGACAGCCTGATCCTGAGGATGAATGACATCCTGAAGTCCGACCACATGAAATCCGACGAGGCGCACGGAGCCGTTGCGCTCAGCTCGGCCATGGGTCTGGATCGGGATGGCTCCATCGACTTTTCCAGCCTGTCAGATGTGCTGCATCGCCTCCGGCCGGAGGATCGACTGCCAGCAGACAGGGTCGCCCGGATCAATGAGGCCATCGAGGTTCTACAGTCCCAGGTCTTCTTTGGCCCCGGTCGCGCGTCCTATAGCGATCCGGGCAAGGCCATGTGCTACAGCTATGTCTTCAAGAGCTGTTCCGAAGCCCTTGCCGCCTATCGCGAGCGCCTGCCGAGCCTCGTTGCGCTCACCAAGGCGCTGACCATTGCCGAGCTTGAGGTCGAGAACAAGTATGTTCCCGGCCTGCATGACGCAATCTTCGCCTCTTTTGACGAGAGCGATCTGACGGCCGAGCAGATGGACCTGTTGCCACCCGCCATGATCTATCTGCGGGACGGGGTGACGGAAACGCTGGAAATCGCCCGCGTTTATGAAGCGCTTGCCTGCGGTCTTCCTTTCAAGGTGATGATTCAGGTCGACGACATTCTGGGGCCGACGACACCGGAACCGCCGCTCAATTCCTTTGGAGCAGGCACCGCGCGTCTTGCCTCGATGGCGATGGGGCTCAACAACGCTTTCGCCATCCAGACCACCAGTGCCCATCTTTACCGGATGCGGGATGCCCTCCTGAAAGGCATGGAATATGGCGGGCCGGCCATGTTCTCGATCTATTCGGGCGCAACCCACACGGTCAGGGATGTTGCTCCCTATATCCTCGCAGCAGCGGCGACTGAAGCTCGAGCCTTTCCCAGCTTCACCTTCGATCCGTCCGCCGGTCCTGACTGGGCAAGCCGGTTCAATCTCGATGACAATCCGCAACTGGATGAAGTCTGGCCGGAACATTCACTCACCTTCGAGAACCAGATCGGCGAATGGAAGGAAGAGCGCGTTGCCTTTACCTTCGGGGATTTTGCCATCTGCGACGAACGCTATCAGCGCTTCTGCCACGCCATTGCCCAGAGTGACTGGAGCACCAACATGGTGCCCTTTGCCGACTGGCTCAAGGTCGCAGGCAACACCGACGATGTGCGCAAGCCCTATGTTCTGGGCGTTTTCGATCAGAACCGGCTGATGCGGGTGGCTGTCGACGACAAGATCACCAGCGCAGCACGCCTTTGTCAGGATGCCTGGCGCGGGCTTAAGGAACTCGCCGGGATCGACAATTCGCATGTGACGGCCGTGTTGCATGAGGAGCGTCTGAAACGAGAGGCCTTTTTGAAGGAAATGGCGGAGGAGGAAGCGAATCAGCCTTCCGCGCCATCGGCTGCACAGGCTCCCGTGTCCGATGCGGTCAGCGAGGCTCCCAAGGTTGAAGAAGCGGAAGACGTTGCATCCGATCCCAATGCTGATGGGACCCCGTGGATCGAGACGCCGCGCTGCACGACCTGCAATGAATGCACGCAAATCAACAACAAGCTGTTTGCCTTCAATGACGACATGCAGGCCTATATCGCCGATCCTGATGGTGGCACCTACCGGCAACTCGTCGAGGCAGCGGAAAGCTGTCAGGTCAGCATCATCCATCCGGGCAAGCCGCGCAATCCGGACGAACCCAATCTGGATGAATTGGTCGAACGGGCAGAGCCGTTCAATTGATCCTGATCGCGCGCAAAAAGCAAAAAGGCCCGTCTTGCGGGCCTTTTTTATGTCTTGTGATGTTTCATCAGGCTTGCGGCCCGAGATCCTCGTTGACCGCGTCCTTGGTCAGATCCTGCTCGGCTTCAGTTGAGCTTTGGCTGGTGAAGCCGGTGATGCCTGCCTTGAACTGTTCGAAGTCGCGTTTGATTTCGACCGGGCTTCCCAGATAGGCAGTGATCAGTTCGGCCAGAGACCTGAGCGCATGCATATGAATGCGCTCATAGCCGTGGGATGCATCCACACCGAAGGTGATCAATCCGGTGCGAACGTCCGCACCGGCTTCAACGGCGCTGGCTGAATCCGAGCGGTAATATTTGAAGATATCCTTCTGGAAGCGGATGTCATTTTCGCGGCAAAGGCTGACCAGTTTCTTGGTCAAGTGATAATCGAACGGGCCGGTCTGATCGGCCATGGCGATGGTGACACCGAATTCGGATGAATTCTGCCCCGGGGCCGACGTTCCGTTGTCCACGGAAATCATCGAGGCGACATCAGGTGTCAGCACCGATGAGGCGCCCACGCCGACCTCTTCAGCGATGGTGAAGAGAAAATGGATATCCACGGGCGTGCGCTGCTTTTCGTCCTGCATCGCCTTGAGCGCAGTCAGGGCAACCGCAACACCGGCCTTGTTGTCCAGATGACGCGAAACGATGAAGCCATTGTCGATGAATTCGGACTGCGGATCGATGGCGATCATGTCGCCGATATCGATCCCAAGGCGCTCGATATCCTCGAAGCTGCGCGCAAGGGCATCGACGCGGAACTCGACGTGATCCCAGCCGATGGGCTGGGTGTCGATTTCCTCGTTGAAGGTATGCCCGGAGGCCTTGAGCGGCAGGATCGTACCGCGATAGAAGCCACTCTCCGAAAAGATCGTCCCGCGTGCCCCTTCGGCAAAACGGGCGGACCAGTGACCAACAGGCACGAGGGCCAAACGGCCATCTTCCTTGACGAACTTGACCTGAGCCCCAAGGGTGTCGAGGTGCGTCACGATGGCCCTTGCGCCCTTGCGCCGCGAGCCCTGCCGGATGGCGCAAATCGCGCCCCTTCTTGTCAGCTCCGCATCCAGTCCGAGTGACTTAAGCTCTCTGGTGACAAATCTGACGATCGTGTCGGTGTATCCGGTCGGGCTCGGGATCTCGAGCAGCTTGGCCAGCGTTTTTTGCAGATATTCGGTATCTATTACCAACATGGTCATCTTTATGTCTTCCCGTCAGCCCTCTTGTTTCTTTTTAAGCTCCTGACGCACGGAAGCAGGCAAAGACCGCGGGAACAAGAGATCAATAAAACGTTCTGCTGTCGGTTGTGGTTCATGATTGGCAAGGCCGGGTCGTTCGTTGGCCTCGATGAAAACATAGTCCGGTTTGCGATGATCCTTGATCATCAGATCTATGCCGGTAACCGGAATGTCGATAGCGCGCGCTGCCTTCACCGCAGCCTCGATCAGGGTTGTATGCACCTGATCGGTTACGTCGACAATGGTACCACCTGTATGCAGATTAGCCGTTTTACGGACCACCAATTCCTCGCAGGATGGCAGGCAATCGTCAAGCCCGTATCCGGCCTCGGCGAGACACCGTTCCGTTTCCTTGTCGAGAGGAATGCTGCTCTCTCCCCCCGTTGCAGCCGAACGGCGACGGCTTTGTTTTTCAATCAACAGGCGGATGGTGCTCATGCCGTCCCCGACAATCCGGGCAGGAAGACGCAGGGCCGCGGCCACCAGCCGGTCGTTGATGACGACGAGGCGCAGATCCTGCCCTTCGAAATATTCTTCCAGCAGAACGTCCTGACAGACCTCCTTGGCGCGGTCGATGGCAGCAAGCATTTCATCGTAATCGCGCACCCCGACCGCAATGCCCTTACCCTGTTCACCGCGCGCAGGCTTGACCACCACGGCGCCATATTGCTCGAGAAACGCCCGCAACGGCTCCTCGCCTTCGCCGGCATCGATCTGGGCCGGAACGCGGACGCCAGCCTCCTCGACAATGCGGCGGGTCATGCGCTTGTCGTCACAGATCGACAGGGTCACCGCGCTTGTCAGATCCGTCAGAGATTCGCGACACCGGATGGTTCGACCGCCATAGCTCAGGCGGAACAGTCCGCCCTCCGCATCGATCACTTCGACCTGAATGCCGCGCCGCCATGCCTCATCGACGATAATCTTGGCATAGGGGTTGAGCCCGGTTTCCTCCTTGTCTCCGACAAAGAGCTTTTCGTTGATCTGGTTCTTGCGCTTGACCGCAAAGACATTGACGCGGCGAAAGCCCAGCTTCTCATAAAGGGCGATGGCCTTGTCGTTGTCATGCAGGACCGAGAGATCCATGTAGGAGCAGCCTCGGGCCTGATATTGTTCAGCCAGACGCCGCACGAGCGACTCGCCAAGGCCGCGATGGGGCGCGGCGGACGAGACCGCCAGACACCACAGAGAGGAGCCTCTCTCCGGATCGTCAAAGGCCTTGGAGTGATCGACCCCCATGACCGAGCCCCAGATCTCTCCGGTCTGGGCGTCCTCGGCCACAAGCATGGTCACCTTGCTGGCATCGCGAGCCGACCAGAAAAAGTCAGGCGGGACCGAAACCATACCACGCTCGGCCAGAATGCCATTGATCGCGTCGGCATCCTTTTTGGTCGACAAACGCCGGATGTGATAGCCCTGCCGCCGCATGCTAGCGGGGCGGTAGATCGACATATCCAGACGGTAAGTGTGCGACGGATCGAGAAAGAATTCCTGCGGCGACTGAGCCAGAACCACATGTGGATCGCGCACATAAAAGGCGATGTCACGCTGATCGGCCTTTTCCGACCGCATGACCTCGACCAGCTGTTCCGGGGTCTCAAAGGTGTTACCAAATATCAGCCGCCCCCATCCGCAATTGACGGCGACATTCGACTGCGTGAGTTGATGCGAAGACGAATGGAGGGAGTTCATCCCCTCCTGCCTGATCCGCTGCAGCCTGTGCTGGGCGACCGGCTTTGGCTTCTCACGTTCAGTGCTCATGTTTCGCTAAATCTCCTGTGCCTGCAGCCACATTTCGAGCAATGCAACCTGCCAGAGTTCCGACCCGCGCAAGGGCGTGATGTGGTCGGACGGTGAGTCAAAGAGCTGGTCGAGATAGGATTGCTGGAACAGGCCGCGTTCCTTTGCTGCCTGCGAGCCGAGAGCATCCTGAACCATTTCCAGATATGGCCCCTGAATATATTTGAGCGCCGGAACCGGGAAATACCCCTTTGGCCGATCAATGACGGCGGCGGGGATCACGCGGCGGGAGGCTTCTTTCAAAACGCCCTTGCCACCGTGGGACAATTTGTGCCGGCTGGGGATACGGCCAGCCAGTTCAACCAGTTCGTGATCAAGGAAGGGAACACGCGCCTCAAGGCCCCAGGCCATGGTCATGTTGTCCACGCGCTTGACCGGATCGTCCACGAGCATGACGTTGGTATCAAGGCGCAGCGCCTTGTCGACCGGCTCACGCGCACCGGCACGGGCGAAATGTTCGGCGACAAAGGCGGCACTTTCGTCCTTCTCGGCGAGATACTCCGGATTAAGATGCTCGGACATGCGCTTCTGGTCGCGATCAAAGAAGGCCTGACGATAGCTTTCGACCGGGTCGTTGGTCTTCTGAAGCGGCGGATACCAGTGATAGCCGCCAAAGACCTCGTCCGCGCCCTGACCGGACTGCACCACCTTGATGGTCTTGGAAACCTCGCGGCTCAGAAGGTAGAAGCCGATGTTGTCATAGGACACCATCGGTTCGGACATCGCCTTGATGGCGTGCGGCAGATTTTCCATCATCTCGGCGGACGGGATGTGGATCTGGTGATGATTGGTGCCGTAGTGATTGGCGATGAGATCGGAATATTCGAACTCGTTACCCTTCTCGTTGTTGGCGTCCTCAAAACCGATCGAATAGGTGGCAAGACCCTCCTGCCCCTGTTCGGCGAGCAGACCCACAATCAGCGATGAATCAACACCGCCCGAGAGCAGCACGCCAACCGGCACGTCACAGACCATACGGCGGCCTACAGCGGTGCGCAGGCTTTCAAGCAGCATGTCGCACCATTCTTCCTCAGAGCGCGCTTCATCGGCATCACTGCGTTCGAAGCTCGGTTCCCAATACAGCTTTTCAGTGGAAGAGCCATCGGCTTCGATGATGCGGATGGTCGCTGCGGGCAGCTTGCGAACACCGTTCAGAAGCGTGCGGGGCGCGGGCACGACGGCATGCCATGACATATAGTGATGAAGAGCAATGCGGTCGATTGAGGTGTCGACGCTGCCGCCCTTCAGGACCGATTGCAGGGTCGAGCCGAAGCGGATGTGATCCGGACCTTCACTCAGATACAGCGGCTTGATGCCGAAGCGGTCGCGCACCATGATCGTGCGACCCGTGCGACGTTCGAAAATCACGAAGGCAAACATGCCCTGAAGACGGGGAATGGCGGCTTCGCCCCATTGCTCCCACGCCTTGATGATCACCTCGGTATCCCCTTGGGACTTGAAGCTGTGACCGAGGCCTTTGAGCTCTTCACGCAGTTCGGGATAGTTGTAGATGCAGCCGTTGAAGACCATCACCCGGTCGTTGACTTCATCCTCGAACGGCTGGGCGGATGCATCCGACAAGTCGATGATCCTGAGACGGCGATGCCCCATGCCGACATTGCCGCGCACATAGGTACCCTGCGCATCAGGACCGCGCGACACGAGGCAATCGGTCATTGCCTCAATTTGTTGGAGCGGAACTTCGGTGCCGTTGAACCTGACTTCGCCGCAAATACCACACATATCTTGTGAAGGTCTCCTTAAAACCATTTGATCAAGAATTATTTGACAGCTAACAATTAGTACAATAATAATTAGAATTCAACTCTTGAGACCAAAAAATGACAGCGAGCCAGGAAATCCGGGTGGTGCTGAAGGCGATCCGTAAAATCGAGCGGGCGCTGGATATCCACTCCCGAGTGTTAAACAAAGAAAGTGGCCTTACTTTGCCACAATTGATTGTGCTGCGATGCGTCCGCGATCTGGGCGAGCCATCGGGCAATGCTATCGCACGTGATGTGGATTTGTCACCACCGACTGTTCTGGGCATTCTGGACAAGCTTTCCACCAAGGGCCTGATCGAACGGCAGCGGCTTCAAACCAACCGCCGCGTGGTGATTTCTCGTATCACCGAACACGGCGCACGCGTGCTCGCAGCCGCCCCCTCCCCGCTTGGCGAGACCTTCTCTCGGCGCTTCTTTGCACTTGAGCCCGAACAGCGTCAGGTCATTATCGACAGTCTGGAGAAAGTGGCTGAGTTCTCGGGTGTCGAAAAGATCGAGCAGCTTGCGGAGGTGATGGACCTACCGGTACCCAGTGCGACGCAAAAGCCCCACTGACGCGTTATAAACTCTCTGTTTTCTCAATGACTTTTTTCGCTTTTCATGAGCGCCACGCCTTGCACCGCACGACAATGAAAAGGCCGCCTCCCGGAGTCGGGAGACGGCTATTGCCACGGGGGACAGACCAGTCGAAAGGTTGTTCAGGTCTCTCTTGAGCCGAACGACTTTCTCGCCCGGTTGAGCATTTTCAAAA encodes:
- a CDS encoding ferredoxin, producing the protein MQNAQIVRDDFPNSARSDAAEALPSLKPALFARYGNLSKLRHDYPLVLVDSDEPQPLLRPLSTIVNEALRAAAPEGPDGEEVRMQVLKLEQRMRDRATGGREERLTQLWWACEAELVEEAGEARFGSLDQIFEKARRQIKVDGRVIGCDDTTPSKVLGHIWQAMHKNRARHFRKRVDSLILRMNDILKSDHMKSDEAHGAVALSSAMGLDRDGSIDFSSLSDVLHRLRPEDRLPADRVARINEAIEVLQSQVFFGPGRASYSDPGKAMCYSYVFKSCSEALAAYRERLPSLVALTKALTIAELEVENKYVPGLHDAIFASFDESDLTAEQMDLLPPAMIYLRDGVTETLEIARVYEALACGLPFKVMIQVDDILGPTTPEPPLNSFGAGTARLASMAMGLNNAFAIQTTSAHLYRMRDALLKGMEYGGPAMFSIYSGATHTVRDVAPYILAAAATEARAFPSFTFDPSAGPDWASRFNLDDNPQLDEVWPEHSLTFENQIGEWKEERVAFTFGDFAICDERYQRFCHAIAQSDWSTNMVPFADWLKVAGNTDDVRKPYVLGVFDQNRLMRVAVDDKITSAARLCQDAWRGLKELAGIDNSHVTAVLHEERLKREAFLKEMAEEEANQPSAPSAAQAPVSDAVSEAPKVEEAEDVASDPNADGTPWIETPRCTTCNECTQINNKLFAFNDDMQAYIADPDGGTYRQLVEAAESCQVSIIHPGKPRNPDEPNLDELVERAEPFN
- a CDS encoding 2-oxoacid:acceptor oxidoreductase subunit alpha, translated to MTSESIQTLAAQDGTGEPDALNKTPPRASVAEVINEHIVEIVSDSGEGAQRCGQALAAIAARSGAGIWTVEIIPAEIQPPHRSVAGASGNRVRMAAHKVTNVGDEADLVIAFNEQVLLSRVRAGEIKPGGIILIEEMWKRDNDPKIVAAYETVLADIKDAGYRVYEIPMEVECQKLVPDPRKGKNMFVLGMLCALYSLDDELAEAQVRLTFAKKDQKIINANLELLAAGRAWAEANLDFRYMIPTPPVEKPQIVTNGNAALALGVVASGMEVCAMYPITPATSASHYLSSIFEKVGCVVHQAEDEISACTFAIGASYAGKCAVTITSGPGLSLKQEAIGLAVMTEIPLVVINVQRGGPSTGLPTKVEQGDLMSAMFGSHGDAPKVVMAVDSIEDCFYSVITARKIAETFNMVVVILSDAALSTAQQPFERPEFHADWLAPPVNQSAVPKDAHPYDWDERTGIATRFIPGQPNGMHCLTGLAHDRDSHVAYDPKINEEGLLNRSRKLAAFQTTLKLAPVFGDAEGDLLLIGWGSTRGAIEEAVTALREEGHKVSALHLKFLQPMASGIDEVMARFKKVMTIENNWNDPVSDPMINPNNRRYSHVAMLLRSRWLVDVDCWGNARGQPLKPAAIKQAALAKLGKV
- a CDS encoding thiamine pyrophosphate-dependent enzyme, translated to MTASMSQCLMQMVQTDYAIKDYQSDIQPRWCTGCGDTAILTAMQRLCRDEQLPPEKTVCVSGIGCASRLPHYMNAYGFHGIHGRALPIAEGIKIRRPDLHVFVTTGDGDCCSIGAAHWLHAIRYNMNMTMLLHDNNVYGLTKKQASPTSPKGLKSNTTPTGATLNPLNPLSVTLGVANVSFVAQVVDWIPDLLYDVLSKAYHHKGFSFIRILQRCPNFMDHNFDHAVRDPLSTRILTHSDGLRLKPELSRVYKNQETHDPLDLDRARQLASLEGEIPVGILYSNPDVPCYDELRAGERPNTPGLVSTVLNEEFDKIGIWPKDGKPAESEE
- a CDS encoding sulfide/dihydroorotate dehydrogenase-like FAD/NAD-binding protein — its product is MSDRNSEGGRANDASFDGAQSGSGEDPEPGFPIVSRTDFAETTFLLEILHPLLARAARPGQFVIVMTHDHGERVPLTIADFDRDRGTVTLVVQAVGKSSREMQSICQKGRKIFAIVGPMGIPSEISHAKKVICVGGGLGVAPIYPQARAFKDAGAHVIGIVGFRSSNLIFWEEKFRAVCDEFIVCTDDGSAGMKGFVTDGIKQAIEAHGDIDEVVAIGPPIMMRACAETTRPYGVKTMVSLNPIMVDGTGMCGGCRVRVNDRIKFACVDGPDFDGHAVDFNDLMSRLHRYQSEEREAMERYSDSCRRLAMEPSPTMPVGGK
- the gltA gene encoding NADPH-dependent glutamate synthase, producing the protein MVRKTIRTIPQERAMMPVLDPETRAKCFDEVTHGFDLENALLEAERCLMCPEPACVSGCPVSIDIPGFIAHMLEKDFQGAYDLLTDATQLPAVCGRVCPQEDQCEGVCAVGAGTGLEPVAIGRLERWLGDQAIKEGWKKVHHIEPNRFRVAIVGSGPAGMACAADLAKAGCAVTIYEALHQPGGVLRYGIPEFRLPNKVVDAEIANLKALGVDIQCNMLVGRLFSIEQMLGEMGFDAVFIGVGAGTPHFMDIPGENLNGVLSANELLTRCNLMHAGDFPGHDTPLGLGKRIAVIGSGNTAMDAMRVSLRLGAEEVHCVYRRSEAECPARLEELHHAQEEGIAFHWLTNPVELLGDTDSNVRGIRCIRMELGDPDASGRRRPVPIPDSEFDFEADTVVYAIGTSPNPILGQTSNVRLNKWGYIDTDASLATSLAGVYAGGDIVTGAATVIQAMGAGRKAAHSIRAYLGIRDSQAVYRPEASGFADSLFGIDRSEQNFNPIRLS